In Natronocella acetinitrilica, the following proteins share a genomic window:
- a CDS encoding sensor domain-containing phosphodiesterase, with the protein MSEQSQSSPKPFRTDESGRLQSVKSYQLLDSKPEEAYERYTRFAATLFDTPMALVTLLDERRQWFKSCLGVDLRETDRQIAFCDAAIRSQDALVVTDALEDPRFATNPLVTGAPHIRFYAGVPLVSRDGYALGTLCVLDTRPRHDIGEQQIQQLRELANAVLSQMELRRAVLELERAGAALRDRETLLARIYDSVETGIAIADGEGFIVEANAYLWRLLEWPRSAFIGQSVGQIFTAGVDAVVGSDGEAEWECRIRNGRGSLIDVAVAMRTLRLSSGEQTQVIAVSDLHRQKAEERLVRMRADILQRIIAQDPLPEVLSDLCKMLEGQVAQARALVTRQEDGGLVGVAGPSLAGEGGDESLIGVLLRGGVSLSADAAARGEILICEDLEIEHRWPQSRQLLLARGIRSALVVPVPLADGSIAGTLGLFWTEPGLPAPRTRLIAEEYARLVGVALAHGKTVASLQFRAYHDSLTGLANRELFADRVKGAIARAHRSGGVVGVLMLDLDDFKLINDSLGHAMGDLLLLEVGQRLRDCVRESDTVARLGGDEFALVIETGSAPEVALVAGKILRKMAGPADLDGHRLHISPSIGVAVHPDDGADPAQLLQAADTAMYEVKRSGKRGLRVYDVTLAETATRNFTLMQELAEAVQQGRIVAHVQPRVDLESGTVPAMEAYARWSHPRLGEQEADFFLPMAEQAGLTRQIDRIVLEQTLPLLAAARRLRPDFRLCWNVSIATLYEQEFVEKLRARLDAYGLPTDCLQLDLVEAQLLRSLERSVARLNEIREQLPGLRVGLDDFGITHGAITTLPALPLDSLTVDRSFTARLLAPDARTRTVARTLVSALVNLSRDLEMDLVVEGVETEQQLRELRELGCRVMQGRFFLAPAATLPEGWQELGAGYQAKRL; encoded by the coding sequence GTGTCGGAGCAGTCTCAGTCCAGCCCCAAACCATTCAGGACGGACGAGTCTGGGCGGCTCCAGAGCGTCAAGTCCTACCAGTTGCTCGACAGCAAACCCGAGGAGGCCTACGAGCGGTATACGCGCTTCGCTGCCACCCTGTTTGATACGCCCATGGCGCTTGTGACGCTGCTTGATGAGCGCCGCCAGTGGTTCAAGTCCTGTCTCGGGGTCGACCTGCGGGAAACCGACCGGCAGATCGCGTTCTGCGATGCCGCTATCCGCAGCCAGGATGCCCTGGTTGTCACTGATGCACTGGAAGATCCACGCTTCGCCACCAATCCCTTGGTGACGGGAGCGCCGCATATCCGTTTCTACGCGGGGGTGCCGCTCGTCAGTCGGGACGGCTATGCACTCGGCACCTTGTGCGTGCTCGATACCAGGCCGCGGCATGACATCGGCGAACAGCAAATCCAGCAGCTGCGTGAACTGGCGAACGCCGTGCTCTCGCAGATGGAATTGCGTCGAGCCGTGCTGGAACTGGAGCGCGCCGGTGCCGCACTGCGCGACCGCGAAACGCTGCTCGCCCGCATCTACGACTCGGTGGAAACCGGCATCGCCATTGCCGATGGTGAGGGCTTCATCGTCGAGGCCAACGCCTACCTGTGGCGACTGCTGGAGTGGCCCCGCTCGGCTTTCATCGGCCAGTCGGTGGGCCAGATCTTCACCGCCGGAGTGGACGCCGTGGTCGGTTCGGATGGCGAGGCCGAGTGGGAATGCCGCATCCGCAATGGACGCGGCTCCCTGATCGACGTCGCGGTGGCCATGCGTACCTTGCGCCTCAGCAGTGGTGAACAGACCCAGGTCATCGCTGTAAGCGATCTGCATCGCCAGAAGGCCGAAGAACGCCTGGTGCGAATGCGTGCCGACATACTCCAGCGGATTATCGCCCAGGATCCGCTGCCAGAGGTGCTTTCCGATCTGTGCAAGATGCTGGAAGGGCAGGTTGCCCAGGCCCGCGCGCTCGTGACACGTCAGGAGGATGGCGGGCTGGTGGGGGTGGCCGGTCCATCCCTGGCGGGCGAGGGTGGCGATGAATCACTGATCGGGGTCCTCTTGCGCGGCGGCGTCAGTCTGTCCGCCGACGCCGCGGCTCGCGGCGAAATCTTGATCTGCGAAGACCTGGAAATCGAGCATCGCTGGCCACAATCACGGCAATTATTGCTGGCCCGAGGCATTCGTTCCGCACTGGTTGTGCCGGTACCGTTGGCTGACGGCAGTATCGCCGGCACCCTTGGCCTGTTCTGGACAGAGCCGGGCCTTCCTGCGCCGCGTACACGATTGATCGCCGAGGAGTACGCGCGGCTGGTGGGTGTGGCGCTGGCCCATGGCAAGACGGTGGCGAGCCTCCAGTTCAGGGCCTATCACGATAGCCTCACCGGGCTCGCCAACCGGGAACTGTTTGCCGACCGTGTTAAAGGCGCCATTGCTCGCGCGCACCGCAGCGGCGGCGTGGTTGGCGTACTCATGCTCGATCTGGATGATTTCAAGCTCATCAACGACAGTCTCGGCCACGCCATGGGCGACCTGCTGCTCCTCGAAGTCGGCCAGCGCTTGCGGGACTGCGTGCGGGAATCCGATACGGTAGCGCGGCTCGGCGGCGACGAATTCGCGCTCGTGATCGAGACTGGCAGTGCCCCCGAGGTTGCGCTGGTGGCCGGGAAAATCCTCCGCAAGATGGCTGGACCCGCAGACCTCGACGGGCATCGTCTGCATATATCGCCGAGTATCGGTGTTGCCGTCCACCCGGACGATGGCGCCGATCCCGCGCAACTGCTTCAGGCTGCGGACACCGCCATGTACGAGGTGAAGCGTTCGGGCAAGCGCGGGCTCAGGGTCTATGACGTCACGCTGGCCGAGACCGCCACCCGGAATTTCACCCTGATGCAGGAGCTGGCGGAGGCAGTGCAACAGGGCCGCATCGTTGCCCATGTGCAGCCCCGCGTCGATCTGGAGTCGGGCACCGTGCCAGCCATGGAAGCTTATGCGCGCTGGTCTCATCCCCGGTTGGGGGAGCAGGAGGCCGACTTTTTCCTGCCCATGGCGGAGCAGGCCGGACTGACGCGGCAGATCGACCGAATCGTGCTGGAGCAGACGCTACCTCTGCTTGCTGCAGCGCGCAGACTGCGCCCGGATTTTCGCCTGTGCTGGAATGTCTCCATCGCGACGCTGTACGAGCAGGAGTTCGTGGAGAAGCTGCGTGCTCGTCTTGACGCCTACGGACTTCCCACCGACTGCCTGCAGCTCGATCTTGTGGAAGCCCAGCTGCTCCGCTCACTGGAGCGCAGTGTGGCGAGGTTGAACGAGATCCGGGAGCAGCTACCAGGCCTGCGTGTCGGTCTGGATGACTTCGGTATCACCCATGGCGCTATCACCACGCTGCCGGCATTACCGCTGGATAGCCTCACGGTGGACCGCAGTTTCACCGCGAGGCTGTTGGCGCCGGACGCACGCACCCGAACGGTCGCCAGAACGCTGGTCTCGGCCCTGGTCAACCTGTCCCGGGACCTGGAGATGGATCTTGTGGTGGAGGGCGTCGAGACGGAGCAACAGCTGCGCGAGCTCCGCGAACTTGGTTGCCGTGTCATGCAAGGGCGATTCTTCCTGGCACCGGCGGCGACGCTCCCTGAAGGCTGGCAGGAACTCGGTGCCGGGTATCAGGCGAAGCGGTTGTAG
- a CDS encoding hydantoinase B/oxoprolinase family protein: protein MRANESKEQWQFWVDRGGTFTDVIGRRPDGSMVTHKVLSENPERYRDAALQGIRELLGLESTDEIPPEQLDAVKMGTTVATNALLERKGEPTVLVITKGFADALRIGYQTRPDIFALDIKLAEQLYGHVVEVDERVRADGEVLKAPDEAGVRQALQQAYDQGYRACAVVFMHGYRYTEHEKQIAAIARDVGFTRVSASHEVSPLMKLIGRGDTTVVDAYLSPILKRYANQVASELGDTRLQFMKSDGGLTDARYFEGKDAILSGPAGGIVSCVRTAQMAGFEEVIGFDMGGTSTDVSHFNGEFERSFETVIAGVRMRVPMMRIHTVAAGGGSQLFFDGSRYRVGPESAGANPGPACYRRGGPLTVTDCNVMLGKLQPEFFPRVFGPNGDEPLDAEVVRQQFEALADRIHEATGDRRTPAQVAAGFLRIAVENMANAIKQISVQRGYDVTTYTMNCFGGAGGQHACLVADALGMKRVLIHPFAGVLSAYGMGLADLTTMRELAVDKVLDDRLVDELRSRLAALDAEGRDELAAQGVDKAAISALHKLQLKYDGTDTTLLVDFGEASAMRRAFEAAHKQQFGFTMPEKGLVAAAGVVEVIGASGAMSDEPDVPARSSGTLEPVARVQTFMADDSHPETAVYDREQMFPGDTVDGPAVIRDPVSTIVVEPGWRAGVNSKNHVIMERVAALPHRTAVGTDVDPVMLEVFNNLFMSIAEQMGGTLEKTAYSANIKERLDFSCAVFDADGGLVANAPHVPVHLGSMGESVRAIINARSGTMEQGDVYMLNDPYHGGTHLPDVTVVTPVFDGAGSHVLFYIASRAHHADIGGTTPGSMPPDSTTIDDEGVLISNFQAVAGGEFREQALRELFGGGSMPARNVEQNLNDLKAQIAANNRGAGELRRMVAHFGLEVVQAYMQHVQDNAEEQVRRVLDVLEDGSWEKELDNGARVKVTIRVDKARRAAVVDFTGSSDQQPSNFNAPKAVTRAAVLYVLRTLVNDNIPLNDGCLKPVELIVPEGSMLNPVYPAAVVAGNVEVSQVVTDTLYAALGVLANGQGTMNNVTFGNDRYQHYETLCGGAGAGNGFHGVSAVHVHMTNSRLTDPEVLETRFPVMLEGFSIRRGSGGQGQWNGGDGAERRIRFLEPMTVAILANSRRIAPSGLAGGGDAALGRGWVERADGSRTNLTGTDKADMAPGDTFVIQTPGGGAFGKKG from the coding sequence ATGCGCGCAAACGAGAGTAAAGAGCAATGGCAGTTCTGGGTCGACCGCGGCGGCACGTTTACTGACGTGATCGGCCGACGCCCCGACGGTTCCATGGTGACCCACAAGGTGCTGTCGGAAAACCCGGAGCGCTATCGCGACGCCGCCCTGCAGGGGATTCGTGAGCTGCTGGGCCTTGAGTCCACCGACGAGATCCCGCCAGAGCAGCTGGACGCGGTGAAGATGGGGACGACGGTGGCCACCAACGCCCTGCTGGAGCGCAAGGGTGAGCCCACTGTTCTGGTCATCACGAAGGGCTTTGCCGATGCCCTGCGGATCGGCTATCAGACCCGGCCGGATATCTTTGCCCTGGACATCAAGCTGGCCGAACAGCTCTACGGTCATGTTGTTGAAGTGGATGAGCGCGTCCGCGCCGATGGCGAGGTGCTCAAGGCACCGGACGAGGCCGGGGTCCGGCAGGCGCTGCAGCAGGCTTATGATCAGGGCTACCGTGCCTGCGCCGTTGTCTTCATGCATGGTTATCGCTACACCGAGCACGAGAAACAGATTGCCGCCATCGCCCGGGATGTCGGCTTCACCCGGGTGAGTGCTTCTCACGAGGTCAGCCCGCTGATGAAACTCATCGGCCGTGGCGATACGACGGTGGTGGACGCTTACCTGTCGCCCATACTCAAGCGCTACGCCAATCAGGTGGCATCGGAGCTGGGTGATACGCGACTGCAGTTCATGAAGTCCGATGGCGGCCTCACCGACGCCCGTTACTTCGAGGGCAAGGACGCAATCCTCTCCGGGCCCGCCGGCGGTATCGTCAGTTGCGTGCGCACCGCCCAGATGGCTGGTTTCGAGGAAGTGATCGGTTTCGACATGGGTGGAACCTCCACCGATGTTTCGCATTTTAACGGCGAGTTCGAGCGCAGCTTCGAGACGGTCATCGCCGGCGTGCGCATGCGGGTGCCCATGATGCGCATCCATACCGTCGCCGCCGGCGGCGGCTCGCAACTGTTCTTCGATGGGTCCCGTTATCGGGTCGGACCGGAATCCGCCGGTGCCAATCCCGGCCCGGCCTGCTACCGCCGGGGTGGCCCCCTCACCGTTACTGACTGCAACGTCATGCTGGGCAAGTTGCAGCCGGAATTCTTCCCGCGGGTTTTTGGCCCCAACGGCGATGAGCCACTGGACGCCGAGGTGGTCAGGCAGCAGTTCGAGGCCCTGGCCGACCGCATTCACGAGGCCACCGGTGATCGCCGAACACCAGCGCAGGTGGCAGCGGGTTTTCTGCGGATTGCCGTGGAGAACATGGCCAACGCCATCAAGCAGATCTCCGTGCAGCGTGGATATGACGTCACCACCTACACCATGAACTGCTTTGGTGGTGCCGGCGGGCAACATGCCTGCCTGGTGGCGGATGCGCTGGGCATGAAGCGGGTGCTGATTCACCCGTTCGCCGGCGTGCTGTCCGCTTACGGCATGGGGCTGGCGGATCTCACCACCATGCGTGAACTGGCGGTTGACAAGGTCCTGGATGATCGGCTGGTGGATGAGCTGCGTTCCCGGCTGGCGGCGCTGGACGCCGAAGGACGCGACGAGCTGGCAGCCCAGGGCGTAGACAAGGCGGCCATCTCCGCGCTGCACAAGCTGCAGCTCAAGTACGATGGCACCGACACCACCTTGCTGGTGGATTTTGGCGAAGCCTCCGCCATGCGCCGCGCCTTCGAAGCTGCCCACAAGCAGCAGTTCGGCTTCACCATGCCGGAGAAGGGGCTGGTGGCAGCGGCCGGGGTTGTCGAAGTCATCGGGGCCAGTGGTGCCATGAGCGACGAGCCGGACGTGCCGGCGCGGTCATCCGGCACCCTCGAGCCGGTGGCGCGAGTGCAGACCTTCATGGCCGATGATTCCCATCCGGAGACGGCGGTTTATGACCGGGAGCAGATGTTCCCCGGCGACACGGTTGACGGCCCCGCGGTCATTCGCGACCCGGTCTCCACCATTGTCGTCGAACCGGGTTGGCGCGCCGGTGTGAACAGCAAGAACCACGTCATCATGGAGCGAGTCGCCGCGCTACCCCACCGCACCGCCGTGGGCACCGATGTTGATCCGGTGATGCTCGAGGTGTTCAACAATCTGTTCATGTCCATTGCCGAGCAGATGGGCGGCACCCTTGAGAAGACCGCCTACTCCGCCAACATCAAGGAACGGCTGGACTTCTCCTGTGCCGTGTTCGACGCCGATGGTGGCCTGGTAGCCAACGCCCCCCATGTGCCGGTGCACCTGGGCTCCATGGGGGAGAGCGTGCGCGCCATCATCAATGCGCGTAGCGGCACCATGGAGCAGGGTGACGTCTACATGCTCAACGATCCCTACCATGGCGGCACCCATCTGCCCGATGTGACCGTGGTCACGCCGGTATTCGATGGCGCTGGCAGTCACGTCCTGTTCTACATCGCCAGCCGGGCCCACCACGCCGACATCGGCGGAACCACGCCGGGGTCCATGCCGCCGGACAGCACCACCATCGACGACGAGGGCGTGCTGATCAGCAACTTCCAGGCGGTTGCCGGCGGAGAGTTCCGGGAGCAGGCGCTGCGCGAACTGTTTGGCGGCGGCAGCATGCCGGCGCGCAACGTTGAGCAGAACCTGAACGACCTCAAGGCACAGATTGCGGCCAACAACCGCGGCGCCGGCGAGCTGCGGCGCATGGTGGCGCACTTTGGACTGGAGGTGGTGCAGGCTTACATGCAACACGTCCAGGACAACGCTGAAGAGCAGGTCCGCCGGGTACTCGACGTACTGGAGGACGGGTCCTGGGAAAAAGAGCTGGATAACGGGGCCCGGGTGAAAGTGACCATTCGCGTCGACAAGGCCAGGCGCGCCGCGGTGGTGGACTTCACCGGTTCCAGCGACCAGCAGCCCAGCAACTTCAATGCCCCCAAGGCGGTGACCCGGGCCGCGGTGCTTTATGTGTTGCGCACCCTGGTGAACGACAACATTCCCCTGAACGACGGCTGTCTCAAGCCGGTGGAGCTGATCGTGCCCGAGGGCTCGATGCTGAACCCGGTCTATCCGGCGGCCGTCGTGGCGGGCAATGTGGAGGTCAGCCAGGTGGTGACGGATACGCTGTACGCGGCGCTGGGCGTGCTGGCCAACGGCCAGGGCACCATGAACAACGTCACCTTCGGGAACGACCGCTACCAGCACTATGAAACCCTATGTGGGGGTGCCGGTGCCGGCAATGGGTTCCACGGTGTCAGTGCGGTTCACGTGCACATGACCAATAGTCGCTTGACGGATCCGGAGGTTCTCGAGACCCGTTTCCCGGTCATGCTGGAGGGCTTTTCCATCCGCCGCGGTTCCGGTGGTCAGGGGCAATGGAACGGTGGAGATGGCGCCGAGCGCCGGATCCGCTTCCTCGAGCCCATGACGGTGGCCATACTCGCCAACTCCCGGCGTATTGCACCCAGCGGCCTGGCCGGTGGTGGCGATGCTGCCCTCGGCAGGGGATGGGTCGAGCGCGCCGACGGCAGCCGCACGAATCTCACGGGCACCGACAAGGCCGACATGGCTCCTGGCGATACGTTCGTGATCCAGACGCCGGGTGGCGGCGCCTTCGGCAAGAAGGGTTAA
- a CDS encoding TRAP transporter large permease yields the protein MGVTEIGLLLLFVLLLLLGSGLWVALALMGVAVIGIGFFTGAPTGLVMGNSLWSSISSWSLAALPMFIWMGEILFRSRLSEDMYAGLAPWLGRLPGRLLHVNVLGCSVFAAVSGSSAATAATVGRMSIPELKRRGYPDNMVIGTLAGSATLGLLIPPSIILIVYGVSAEVSIARLFMAGILPGLMLIALLMGYVIIWSLLNPSRQPPPEPAVPFRQKLWASRRLLPVVGLIVAVIGSIYTGVATPNEAAALGVVGALLLSLFSGTLNLRNFVEGLLGATRTSCMICFILAGAAFLTTAMGYTGIPRELAGWIGQMDLSVYWLLFALVVFFVIMGCFLDGISVVVLTTSVVLPMVQAAGLDLIWFGIFLVIVVEMSQITPPVGFNLFVIQGLTGKNILQIAWASFPFFLVLCLAAVLIVIFPEIATWLPETMSQRR from the coding sequence ATGGGCGTGACGGAAATCGGTTTACTGTTGTTGTTTGTCCTGCTGCTGCTGCTCGGCTCTGGGTTATGGGTCGCGTTGGCATTGATGGGCGTGGCTGTCATCGGTATCGGCTTTTTCACCGGTGCGCCAACGGGGCTGGTCATGGGCAACAGCCTGTGGAGTTCCATCTCGTCCTGGTCCCTCGCGGCATTGCCCATGTTCATCTGGATGGGTGAGATCCTGTTCCGCTCGCGGTTGTCCGAGGACATGTATGCCGGCCTTGCGCCGTGGCTGGGTCGCCTGCCGGGTCGGTTGCTTCACGTCAATGTGCTTGGTTGCTCGGTCTTTGCGGCGGTATCTGGCTCTTCGGCGGCGACGGCAGCCACCGTGGGTCGCATGTCCATTCCCGAACTCAAGCGGCGCGGTTACCCCGACAACATGGTCATCGGTACCCTGGCCGGCTCGGCCACGCTGGGGTTGCTGATTCCTCCTTCCATCATTCTCATCGTCTACGGAGTGAGTGCGGAGGTTTCCATCGCCCGATTGTTCATGGCGGGCATTCTTCCCGGCCTGATGCTCATTGCGCTGCTCATGGGCTACGTCATCATCTGGTCGCTGCTGAATCCCAGCCGCCAGCCGCCACCGGAACCTGCGGTGCCGTTCAGGCAGAAGCTTTGGGCCTCCCGTCGCCTCCTGCCGGTGGTGGGCCTGATCGTGGCGGTGATCGGCTCCATCTATACAGGTGTCGCCACGCCCAATGAAGCCGCGGCCCTGGGCGTGGTGGGCGCGCTGTTGTTGTCCCTGTTCTCGGGAACGCTGAACCTGCGGAACTTCGTCGAGGGCCTGCTTGGCGCCACCCGTACCTCCTGCATGATCTGTTTCATACTCGCCGGCGCGGCGTTTCTCACCACGGCCATGGGGTACACCGGCATCCCCCGTGAGCTGGCAGGCTGGATCGGCCAGATGGATCTCTCCGTCTACTGGTTGCTGTTCGCCCTGGTGGTGTTCTTCGTCATCATGGGCTGCTTCCTGGACGGCATCTCCGTCGTGGTGCTGACCACCTCCGTTGTCCTGCCCATGGTGCAGGCAGCCGGCCTTGATCTGATCTGGTTCGGCATCTTCCTGGTCATCGTGGTCGAAATGTCCCAGATCACGCCGCCGGTGGGCTTCAATCTTTTCGTCATTCAGGGGCTCACGGGCAAGAACATCCTGCAGATTGCCTGGGCTTCCTTCCCGTTTTTCCTGGTGCTGTGTCTGGCCGCCGTGTTGATAGTGATCTTCCCCGAGATCGCGACCTGGCTGCCGGAGACCATGAGTCAGCGGCGATAG
- a CDS encoding TRAP transporter small permease: MMRYLLDRLYLLCGLLAALSLVAICLLVLGQVVGRFVGVTIPSANEMAGYFVLSSTFLALAPTFMFGGHIRVKLVIERLPAPLQRFFEYTSLLLAIGLVGFAAWWCIELVRESLEFGDVSPGRLAIPLAIPQSAMVLGIGTLLIALLDCLVSLIRGQDLPYDRRSGLMEE, encoded by the coding sequence ATGATGCGCTACCTGCTGGATCGACTTTATCTGCTCTGCGGGCTGCTCGCCGCGCTCTCACTGGTAGCGATCTGCCTGCTTGTGCTGGGACAGGTGGTCGGGCGGTTCGTCGGTGTGACCATTCCATCGGCCAACGAAATGGCAGGCTACTTCGTCCTGTCATCAACCTTTCTCGCACTGGCGCCCACGTTCATGTTCGGCGGTCATATTCGGGTCAAGCTCGTGATCGAGCGGTTACCCGCTCCGTTGCAGCGCTTCTTCGAGTACACATCCCTGTTGCTGGCCATCGGTCTGGTGGGCTTTGCCGCCTGGTGGTGTATCGAACTTGTGCGCGAGTCACTGGAGTTCGGTGACGTCTCCCCGGGTCGCCTGGCCATCCCCCTGGCCATTCCCCAGAGCGCCATGGTGCTCGGCATCGGCACGCTGCTGATTGCCCTGCTGGACTGCCTGGTATCACTCATTCGCGGTCAGGATCTGCCCTATGACCGCCGTTCAGGCCTCATGGAGGAATAG
- a CDS encoding TRAP transporter substrate-binding protein, with protein sequence MKRLTTLLSAVALGLGSAAATAETRWDMATPYGDSTFHTKNVREFVQEIHDATNGELRIEVHSAGSLVSHPNIKRAVRNRQVQAGELFISILGNESPIFAIDSVPFLATSYEEAEALWHASRPKIEQLLERDRIKLLYSVAWPAQGFYTNRELNTVEDFEGLRFRAYNSTTSRMAELLGMQGTQVEVPEIPQAFSTGIINAMITSPTTGVDSTAWDFVDYFYDVQAWIPKNMVVVNQQVWDQLDEATQETILEAAARAEERGWEMSRNEAEAQKAILDENGLRVMEPSAELMEGLNAIGEQMIEEWLKEAGADGEAIIEAFHGN encoded by the coding sequence ATGAAACGACTTACGACTCTGCTGTCCGCTGTTGCGCTAGGCCTCGGAAGTGCCGCTGCCACTGCGGAAACCCGCTGGGATATGGCAACTCCCTACGGTGATTCCACCTTCCACACCAAGAACGTCCGCGAGTTTGTTCAGGAAATCCACGACGCGACCAACGGCGAGTTGCGCATAGAGGTGCACAGCGCCGGTTCGCTGGTCAGTCATCCCAATATCAAGCGGGCCGTTCGCAACCGTCAGGTTCAGGCGGGTGAGTTATTCATTTCCATACTGGGCAACGAAAGCCCGATCTTCGCCATCGACTCGGTGCCCTTCCTGGCCACGAGTTACGAAGAAGCCGAGGCGCTCTGGCATGCCTCCCGCCCCAAGATCGAGCAGTTGCTGGAGCGTGACCGTATCAAGCTGCTGTATTCGGTGGCCTGGCCAGCGCAGGGGTTCTATACCAACCGTGAGCTGAATACGGTGGAAGACTTCGAAGGTCTCCGCTTCCGCGCCTACAACTCCACGACGTCCCGCATGGCCGAGTTGCTTGGCATGCAGGGTACCCAGGTGGAAGTACCGGAAATTCCCCAGGCGTTCTCCACGGGGATCATCAACGCCATGATCACCTCGCCCACCACGGGTGTGGATTCCACTGCCTGGGATTTCGTCGATTACTTCTACGACGTCCAGGCCTGGATTCCCAAGAACATGGTGGTGGTCAACCAGCAGGTCTGGGATCAGCTTGACGAGGCCACCCAGGAGACGATCCTCGAGGCCGCTGCACGGGCTGAAGAGCGGGGCTGGGAAATGAGCCGCAACGAGGCCGAAGCGCAGAAAGCGATCCTTGACGAAAACGGACTCCGTGTCATGGAGCCCAGCGCCGAACTGATGGAAGGGCTCAACGCCATCGGTGAGCAGATGATCGAGGAATGGCTGAAGGAAGCCGGTGCCGACGGAGAGGCCATTATCGAGGCCTTCCACGGCAACTAA
- a CDS encoding winged helix DNA-binding protein codes for MAKRNAIVSSEHLVSRKAAELSQLEYALINAGHAFERWMVHCMTATGIPDLSPLDVLVLHNTNHRSREKTLAGICLVLNVEDTHLVNYSLKKLRRLNLIEARRRGKEMGYTTTDEGRLACQRYREIREACLIDALAMFGGPDPEEMAAMATRLRALSGIYDQAARAASSL; via the coding sequence ATGGCCAAACGCAACGCAATCGTGTCGTCCGAGCATCTGGTGTCGCGCAAGGCGGCGGAACTGAGCCAGTTGGAGTATGCACTGATCAACGCCGGGCATGCCTTTGAGCGCTGGATGGTGCACTGCATGACCGCCACCGGTATCCCCGACCTTTCACCGCTTGATGTGCTCGTCCTGCACAACACCAACCACCGCAGCCGGGAGAAGACTCTTGCCGGTATCTGTCTTGTGCTCAACGTGGAAGACACCCACCTCGTCAACTACTCGTTAAAGAAACTGCGTCGTCTTAATCTCATCGAGGCGCGACGCCGCGGCAAGGAGATGGGGTATACCACCACGGACGAAGGCCGCCTGGCCTGCCAGCGTTATCGGGAAATCCGTGAGGCCTGCCTGATCGATGCCCTGGCGATGTTCGGTGGCCCGGATCCCGAGGAAATGGCCGCCATGGCAACGCGCCTGCGGGCTCTGTCCGGCATTTACGATCAGGCGGCGCGTGCGGCCAGCTCGCTGTAA